A single Agrobacterium vitis DNA region contains:
- a CDS encoding ABC transporter substrate-binding protein, translated as MKWHFGRAIASGMLMVAACALSSAALAQQKELILSGFGGAYDEAMAASVKSFEQENGVKVAIVAGSGASNIARVRNKEVDVIVSDPVFALRMEAEKAFAPLDPKLVPNLENIYPKAIYSDAVVAANFGAYVIAYNPAEVKAPESWYDLAKPEYKGRIALRGFRPENIDLITLFAKLAGGSERNPDAGFAEMAKIAQNIDVWVDSHANHLELYRNDQISMSMWTDGRIAWARDTEGLKIQGAIPKEGFFALSSTLSVVAGRPNADLAQKLVNVLLSPEAGVIMAQKLGYFPTNKEAKLPQDVQAKIMITPDNVNDLQSADWKYIVSVYDQWQQRWEREIQR; from the coding sequence ATGAAATGGCATTTTGGTAGAGCCATCGCCAGTGGCATGTTGATGGTTGCAGCCTGCGCGTTGAGCTCGGCAGCTCTCGCGCAACAGAAAGAGCTTATCCTTAGCGGCTTCGGCGGCGCCTATGACGAGGCGATGGCCGCGAGTGTCAAGTCCTTCGAGCAGGAAAACGGGGTGAAGGTAGCGATCGTTGCCGGTTCCGGCGCCAGCAACATCGCACGAGTCCGCAACAAGGAAGTGGATGTGATCGTTTCCGATCCGGTCTTCGCCCTCAGGATGGAGGCTGAGAAGGCGTTTGCGCCGCTCGACCCGAAGCTGGTTCCCAACCTCGAAAACATCTATCCGAAGGCAATCTACTCCGATGCGGTCGTTGCTGCGAATTTCGGAGCATATGTCATCGCGTACAATCCCGCCGAAGTTAAGGCCCCAGAATCCTGGTACGATCTCGCAAAGCCGGAATATAAGGGCAGGATCGCGCTGCGTGGATTCCGCCCCGAAAATATCGACCTGATCACCCTCTTCGCAAAGCTGGCCGGCGGCAGTGAGCGCAATCCGGATGCCGGCTTCGCTGAAATGGCGAAAATTGCTCAGAACATCGATGTCTGGGTCGATTCCCATGCCAACCATCTTGAGCTGTACCGCAATGACCAGATTTCCATGAGCATGTGGACCGATGGTCGAATTGCTTGGGCGCGTGACACTGAAGGCCTGAAGATCCAGGGTGCTATCCCGAAAGAAGGCTTCTTCGCGCTCTCATCGACACTCAGTGTCGTTGCTGGACGCCCGAACGCGGATCTCGCCCAGAAGCTGGTGAACGTACTGCTGAGCCCTGAAGCCGGTGTCATCATGGCGCAGAAGCTTGGTTACTTCCCAACAAACAAAGAAGCCAAGCTGCCGCAGGATGTTCAGGCTAAGATTATGATCACGCCGGACAACGTCAATGACCTTCAAAGTGCGGACTGGAAGTACATTGTGTCCGTCTATGATCAATGGCAGCAGCGCTGGGAACGGGAAATTCAACGCTAA
- a CDS encoding ABC transporter ATP-binding protein: MAENFDIELSHCRKAYGDVIVLDDVSLQVKNGEFITVLGPSGCGKTTTLRMIGGFIIPDSGRVSIRGREVTHLPPYKRNIGVVFQNYALWPHMTVAEILSFGLRIRKLPREEIVRRVDRALGMVQLTGLKDRYPRELSGGQQQRVAMARALAIDPEVIILDEPLSNLDRRLREELRIELKRLQRSLGVTMLFVTHDQEEALSMSDQVVVMQSGKIQQIADPRTVYERPANRFVAGFLGSANFMNGELVQNTQESKAEIKLGNGAIVTAHAPAAKPTGEKVTVIVRPEWLVLERQGTDLTANQLEGTVSDVVYEGSAIRYGIHLTHNPEAPIFLQERSNADILNPGDKVRINVTNAVIAAD, translated from the coding sequence ATGGCTGAAAATTTTGACATTGAGCTTTCGCATTGCCGCAAGGCTTACGGCGACGTCATCGTTCTCGATGACGTTTCTCTCCAGGTCAAGAACGGTGAGTTCATCACCGTTCTTGGTCCCAGCGGCTGCGGCAAGACGACAACGCTGCGCATGATCGGTGGGTTCATCATCCCCGATAGCGGTCGCGTGTCGATCAGAGGCAGAGAAGTAACCCATCTGCCTCCATACAAACGCAACATCGGCGTGGTTTTCCAGAATTACGCCCTGTGGCCCCATATGACGGTCGCGGAGATACTTTCGTTTGGTCTTCGCATCCGCAAACTACCCAGAGAAGAAATTGTTCGTCGTGTAGATCGGGCGCTTGGCATGGTGCAATTGACCGGGTTGAAGGATCGCTATCCGCGCGAATTGAGCGGAGGCCAACAGCAGCGCGTCGCAATGGCGCGCGCCCTTGCCATTGATCCGGAGGTCATCATTCTCGATGAGCCGTTATCCAATCTGGATAGGCGGCTGCGTGAAGAACTCCGCATTGAACTGAAGCGGCTGCAACGGTCTCTTGGCGTGACGATGCTATTCGTCACCCACGACCAGGAAGAAGCGCTCTCGATGTCCGATCAGGTCGTCGTCATGCAATCCGGCAAAATTCAGCAGATAGCAGACCCACGGACCGTATACGAACGACCAGCGAACCGTTTCGTCGCGGGCTTCCTTGGAAGCGCCAATTTCATGAACGGCGAACTGGTGCAGAATACTCAGGAGAGCAAAGCCGAGATCAAGCTTGGCAATGGTGCGATCGTGACCGCGCATGCGCCTGCGGCAAAGCCGACAGGCGAGAAGGTTACCGTCATCGTTCGACCCGAGTGGCTTGTGCTTGAGCGGCAGGGAACCGATCTGACTGCAAACCAGCTCGAAGGCACCGTCAGTGACGTGGTCTATGAGGGATCGGCGATCCGTTACGGTATCCATCTCACGCACAACCCCGAGGCGCCGATCTTCCTTCAGGAGCGATCGAACGCCGATATTTTGAACCCCGGAGATAAGGTCAGGATCAATGTCACCAATGCCGTCATTGCCGCAGACTGA
- a CDS encoding DUF3830 family protein, with protein sequence MGRLVDIAWPELDIVVVAELADEENPELCEEFWQDLPFKVMQAHPVVSGESLYAWTPTISTAPVRLRRRIVDCAIGDLRYSQATGNKFSIQYGKGLEPLAQPVLGKVLEEYHHLLPVVGKAIWNNLFFAKEKIFVEVRPHDVSQAFKGEGRFANLKGAAAVFYAEAKRIQTDEPEDLRRIRTGEIGDTGTYGQYFTAWDFANGMLRDYIMYTAYPLLKLIDTLSHEDFVAVVEAFDPAYSEYLGYSGLNTLLDFSNKLRAAIRETDDKEELRTLLRTFIMYGNRLCAWSYHYFPWYLGMFYGRAVNGQEFPGRFNQIKPN encoded by the coding sequence ATGGGAAGATTGGTTGATATCGCGTGGCCAGAGCTCGACATCGTCGTGGTGGCCGAGCTCGCAGACGAGGAAAATCCCGAACTCTGCGAGGAGTTTTGGCAGGACCTGCCATTCAAGGTCATGCAGGCGCATCCGGTCGTGTCGGGAGAGTCACTTTATGCGTGGACGCCAACGATCAGCACGGCACCAGTTCGGCTGCGCCGACGCATTGTCGATTGCGCAATCGGTGACCTGAGATACTCCCAAGCCACCGGCAACAAGTTTTCGATCCAGTACGGCAAGGGACTTGAGCCGCTCGCTCAGCCCGTCCTCGGAAAGGTCCTGGAGGAATATCATCATCTGCTGCCAGTCGTCGGCAAGGCGATCTGGAACAACCTGTTTTTCGCAAAGGAAAAGATCTTCGTGGAGGTGAGGCCGCACGACGTGTCACAGGCGTTCAAAGGCGAAGGCAGGTTTGCAAATCTGAAGGGCGCTGCTGCGGTATTTTATGCGGAAGCCAAAAGGATCCAGACGGACGAACCGGAGGACTTGCGTCGCATACGGACGGGTGAGATTGGTGACACTGGAACGTATGGTCAGTATTTCACCGCGTGGGACTTCGCCAACGGCATGCTCCGCGACTACATCATGTACACTGCGTATCCACTTCTGAAGCTGATCGACACACTCTCGCATGAGGATTTTGTGGCGGTGGTCGAGGCGTTTGATCCTGCCTATTCGGAATATCTTGGCTACTCCGGACTGAACACGCTGCTCGACTTCTCCAACAAGCTGCGTGCCGCCATCCGTGAGACTGACGACAAGGAAGAGCTCCGCACGCTGCTGCGAACCTTCATTATGTATGGCAATCGGCTATGCGCCTGGTCATATCATTACTTCCCCTGGTACCTTGGGATGTTTTATGGGCGCGCAGTGAACGGTCAGGAATTTCCCGGTCGATTCAACCAGATTAAGCCAAACTAA
- a CDS encoding ABC transporter permease, translating to MSTILIAPGRKLRLPLPSALGIGAFCAFVFVIAPLIVVAGAALNAEAMFFPPRQLTLHWMTAALTDGSFVNGALISFVVASVAASVSTLFALPVALQLRKAPPTVAKILTLSFMGPLLVPSVIFALSLYSVMIYVFGVTNLFILMIGHVIITMPYPVRTITAVTEHLDPALEDAASSVGANPWRTFVSVTLPLIKPGVIAGFLFAFITSWNDFSISVFLTPRELQPLPIKIYEYLLYQYRPLIAAVSTWSVIGSAIVVLIIDRLVGLNVFTGRRN from the coding sequence ATGAGCACCATCTTAATAGCTCCAGGCAGGAAATTGCGGTTACCGCTTCCTTCGGCACTGGGAATTGGCGCATTTTGTGCATTTGTCTTTGTTATCGCCCCGCTTATCGTGGTCGCGGGCGCAGCCTTGAACGCGGAAGCGATGTTTTTCCCACCGCGACAGTTGACCTTGCACTGGATGACTGCGGCGCTGACCGACGGCAGCTTCGTTAATGGTGCGCTCATCAGTTTTGTCGTCGCATCGGTGGCAGCTTCTGTCTCGACGCTCTTTGCCCTTCCCGTCGCGTTGCAATTGCGAAAAGCCCCGCCGACGGTGGCGAAAATCCTGACCTTGTCGTTCATGGGACCGTTGCTGGTGCCCTCGGTGATCTTCGCCTTGTCCCTTTATTCCGTGATGATCTACGTGTTCGGTGTGACGAATCTGTTCATCCTCATGATTGGCCACGTGATAATCACCATGCCGTATCCGGTTCGTACCATCACGGCGGTTACCGAGCATCTTGATCCTGCGCTGGAGGATGCAGCCAGCAGCGTCGGGGCAAATCCATGGCGGACTTTCGTTTCGGTGACACTGCCCTTGATCAAACCCGGAGTCATTGCCGGCTTCCTGTTTGCGTTCATAACGTCATGGAACGACTTTTCGATCTCCGTGTTTCTCACGCCGCGCGAATTACAGCCGTTGCCCATCAAGATCTACGAATATCTCTTGTACCAATATAGACCGCTGATTGCTGCCGTCTCCACCTGGTCGGTCATTGGCTCGGCAATTGTCGTTCTGATCATCGACCGCCTTGTAGGCCTGAATGTCTTTACCGGCCGGCGCAACTAG
- the hutH gene encoding histidine ammonia-lyase: MPNTLVPGKVTLETLAAVYENALIPKLDADSLKRVQASADRVAEIAGGDEAHYGINTGFGKLASVRIPADDVETLQRNLILSHCCGVGAPLADGIVRLIMTLKLISLGRGASGVRPQVIHVLAAMLEKNVLPIIPEKGSVGASGDLAPLAHMTAAVIGEGDAKFDGEVMSAKQALAKAGITPITLKAKEGLAMINGTQTSTALALVGLFRAHRALVSSLVSGALSTDAAMGSTAPFHPEIHTLRGHQGQIDAAQALRSLMDGSEIRASHEEGDERVQDPYCLRCQPQVAGACLDLLRQAANTLMIEANAATDNPLVLSDGTIVSGGNFHAEPVAFAADQIAIAICEIGAIAQRRIALLVDPVLSYGLPAFLTPRPGLNSGFMIAEVTSAALMSENKQMSHPASVDSTPTSANQEDHVSMACHGARRLLQMTENLFSIVGIEAISAAQGIDLRAPLSSSPALDTVRKGIRAVIPKLEDDRYMADDLKRATELVASGRLIAPLTEGLLPVL; this comes from the coding sequence ATGCCCAACACGCTCGTCCCAGGAAAAGTAACGCTCGAAACATTGGCAGCCGTCTACGAGAACGCATTGATCCCAAAGCTGGATGCGGACTCCCTGAAAAGGGTACAGGCATCCGCCGACAGGGTGGCCGAGATTGCGGGAGGAGATGAGGCGCATTACGGGATCAATACCGGCTTCGGAAAGCTGGCGAGCGTGCGCATTCCCGCCGACGACGTCGAAACCTTGCAACGGAATCTGATCCTTTCTCATTGCTGCGGTGTCGGCGCTCCACTCGCCGACGGCATCGTACGCCTCATCATGACGTTGAAGCTGATTTCGCTAGGACGGGGCGCTTCGGGCGTCAGGCCGCAAGTCATTCACGTGCTCGCCGCCATGCTCGAGAAGAATGTCCTTCCGATCATTCCCGAAAAGGGATCTGTGGGCGCATCGGGCGACCTCGCGCCACTCGCTCACATGACGGCGGCTGTGATCGGTGAGGGCGACGCCAAGTTCGATGGCGAAGTCATGTCGGCAAAGCAAGCATTGGCCAAAGCTGGTATCACCCCGATTACGCTGAAGGCCAAGGAAGGCCTGGCGATGATCAACGGTACTCAAACCTCAACCGCCCTCGCACTTGTTGGCCTCTTTCGGGCTCACAGGGCACTGGTATCGTCGCTGGTATCCGGTGCGCTCTCAACCGACGCCGCGATGGGATCGACCGCGCCTTTCCACCCGGAGATCCACACTCTTCGCGGCCATCAGGGTCAGATCGACGCTGCACAGGCGCTGCGCTCGCTCATGGATGGCTCCGAAATCCGCGCAAGTCATGAAGAAGGCGATGAGCGGGTTCAGGACCCGTACTGCCTGCGATGCCAGCCACAGGTGGCAGGAGCCTGCCTGGACCTCCTGCGTCAGGCTGCCAACACTTTGATGATCGAGGCGAACGCTGCCACCGACAATCCCCTCGTGCTCTCCGATGGAACGATCGTCTCTGGCGGCAACTTCCACGCCGAGCCCGTAGCCTTTGCCGCAGATCAGATTGCCATCGCCATCTGCGAGATCGGTGCAATCGCACAGCGACGTATCGCCCTGCTGGTGGATCCGGTTCTTAGCTACGGTCTCCCCGCATTTCTGACACCCAGACCAGGTCTGAACTCCGGCTTCATGATCGCCGAGGTGACCTCTGCTGCTCTCATGTCGGAAAACAAGCAGATGTCGCATCCTGCTTCGGTTGACTCAACGCCGACTTCTGCAAACCAGGAGGACCACGTGTCCATGGCTTGCCATGGTGCCAGGCGTCTCCTTCAGATGACCGAAAACCTGTTCTCTATCGTGGGGATCGAAGCTATCAGCGCCGCTCAGGGCATTGATCTCAGGGCTCCTCTTTCCTCGAGCCCGGCGCTTGATACGGTCCGCAAGGGAATCCGCGCCGTAATACCCAAGCTCGAAGATGACCGCTACATGGCTGACGATCTCAAGCGCGCAACCGAACTTGTCGCGAGCGGTCGCTTGATTGCTCCATTGACCGAAGGGCTGCTGCCGGTTCTCTGA
- a CDS encoding ABC transporter permease codes for MPSLPQTDDQGGLRGRVVAWAARAPLFVPFIFVILFFFVPMGWLVGTSMSTHEVGSAPVFTGTLEHYARFWTDPFYLETALWTTVRLSVVSTVFALLIGYVLAYYIAELPPHRRGLLTSMVVVSLSVNIVIRIFGLNVLLMSGGLVDSALTFIGMPKVRIMYTELGVLIGLIQIAVPYVVLPLIGVIAAIDPALKEAAESVGANKYRTFWAVTFPLSLPGVVAGTLIAFTLNAAAFAIPSLMGGGRVRMMGMMAYEQATVQGNFPFAAAIGISLTILSILITAIYLFAINRTFRTARRAA; via the coding sequence ATGCCGTCATTGCCGCAGACTGACGATCAGGGCGGCCTGCGGGGGCGGGTAGTTGCCTGGGCCGCGCGTGCACCGCTATTCGTGCCGTTCATCTTCGTCATCCTGTTCTTTTTTGTCCCCATGGGCTGGCTTGTCGGAACAAGCATGTCCACGCATGAGGTTGGCAGTGCGCCTGTATTTACCGGCACACTCGAGCATTATGCGCGGTTCTGGACAGATCCCTTCTATCTGGAAACAGCGCTTTGGACGACCGTGAGGCTGTCGGTTGTCTCCACGGTCTTTGCTTTGCTTATCGGCTATGTGCTTGCCTACTATATCGCTGAACTCCCCCCGCATCGCAGAGGTCTTCTTACCAGCATGGTGGTCGTCTCGCTTTCGGTAAACATTGTCATTCGGATTTTCGGCTTGAATGTGCTTCTGATGAGCGGCGGACTTGTCGACAGCGCCCTGACCTTTATCGGCATGCCAAAGGTTCGCATTATGTATACCGAGCTTGGCGTCTTGATCGGCTTGATCCAGATTGCCGTGCCTTACGTTGTTTTGCCCCTTATCGGCGTAATCGCCGCGATCGACCCGGCGCTCAAAGAGGCGGCAGAGAGCGTCGGTGCGAACAAGTACAGGACTTTTTGGGCCGTGACATTTCCGCTCTCGCTGCCGGGAGTGGTTGCGGGCACCCTGATTGCTTTCACGCTAAACGCTGCAGCATTCGCCATCCCGTCCCTGATGGGGGGTGGTCGAGTGAGAATGATGGGGATGATGGCCTACGAACAGGCAACCGTGCAGGGCAATTTTCCCTTCGCCGCCGCGATCGGGATTAGCCTGACAATCCTGAGCATTCTGATTACCGCAATCTATCTGTTCGCCATCAATCGAACATTCCGAACGGCGAGGAGAGCAGCATGA
- the hutC gene encoding histidine utilization repressor codes for MDDLATEKHASSRYSEIQRDIENKIATGEWGPGARIPPERELVDIYNCSRMTVNKALSSLAASGMITRKRRSGSFVAPPRIEEPLMHIQDIRAEVMAIDRTYTFEITDRSIRKATDPLDARHVGVPVGTRLLTLEVMHYADNLPFTMETRQINLDAVPQVERLQFKDEPPGSWLLHNVPFTDGEHSIRAVSADAILARRLQVVERTACISIARRTWQDGVLITFVRLIYPGDRHRFVVRFKPSAQPAVS; via the coding sequence ATGGATGATCTTGCAACAGAAAAGCATGCCTCGTCGCGATACTCGGAGATCCAGCGCGACATCGAGAACAAGATTGCCACGGGTGAGTGGGGACCGGGTGCCCGGATCCCTCCGGAACGGGAGTTGGTCGACATCTATAACTGCTCTCGTATGACGGTGAATAAGGCTCTATCGAGCCTGGCTGCTTCGGGAATGATTACCCGGAAACGTCGATCCGGGTCCTTCGTAGCTCCGCCGCGGATCGAAGAGCCGTTGATGCACATTCAGGACATCCGGGCCGAGGTCATGGCGATTGACCGGACCTACACGTTCGAGATCACGGATCGGAGCATCCGAAAAGCGACCGACCCTCTTGATGCGCGTCATGTCGGCGTTCCTGTGGGGACTCGTCTTTTGACCCTTGAGGTCATGCACTACGCTGACAATCTCCCGTTCACCATGGAAACCCGCCAAATCAATCTCGACGCGGTTCCGCAGGTGGAGAGGCTTCAGTTCAAAGACGAACCGCCCGGTAGCTGGCTCCTTCACAACGTTCCGTTCACAGACGGAGAACACTCGATACGAGCGGTGTCGGCCGACGCCATACTTGCTCGCCGACTGCAAGTGGTTGAACGTACAGCTTGCATCTCCATCGCTCGCCGGACCTGGCAGGATGGAGTGCTGATTACCTTCGTCCGTCTTATTTATCCTGGAGACCGCCACCGCTTCGTGGTGCGCTTCAAGCCGTCAGCGCAACCGGCCGTTTCCTAA
- a CDS encoding hydantoinase/oxoprolinase family protein produces MALVRIGVDIGGTFTDFVGWRSDSSQGITRLKVPSTPPHFAEGFKDGFEPLLDQLRISDDDEVVVMHGTTVSTNTVIERSAEPIALFVTEGFRDILELQRLRLKNPVDLFSSRAIPLVARDLVFEIPERLNADGEVLTPIDAEAVRRAVAGVKATGVKAIAVVFLHSFRNPKHEREIRGLINEIDPEMDVCISSEIWPRIGEYERAVNATLNAYVKPRVQAYLQEIERYVTNRLSSVRLFVTRSNGGALGLADAAKFPVHTLLSGPASGVTAAQTVSSLSKHEYLLTFDMGGTSTDVSLVRQGNPTVTSQGAVGDFPITLPVTEIEAIGAGGGSLVHLEGPAMRIGPESAGAYPGPAAFGRGGVRPTVTDAYLLCGYLNAGNFLGGAMPLDVIRAATAYDSIAGRLSVTTAEAADACLSVTTSTMVSRILPYLAAHGLDPQNVTLVTFGGNGALHGPLLADEVGINSVIVPAAPSVFCACGGVVTTLTHDVVNVIQGTTITHESLSDAFRHLASETVDWLKQQVELDRLTSIDHEFWAELRYKGQSFQVPVVVPTKADGSFPDLATISDRFHDEHNRLYAHCDRNAAVEFVELRVRIRGSLPSPSQVNIEGSSRRGEVSAIARRDLRIAGRLYPNTPIYARSDLERGSRVEGPCIIEEDDSTILVPPAYTAEAISSGAISLDRRG; encoded by the coding sequence ATGGCTCTCGTCCGCATAGGAGTGGATATCGGCGGAACGTTCACCGACTTTGTCGGTTGGCGTTCTGACAGCTCCCAGGGAATTACTCGTCTGAAGGTACCCTCTACGCCTCCGCACTTTGCGGAAGGGTTCAAGGACGGGTTTGAGCCGCTTCTCGACCAGCTGCGAATTTCGGATGATGACGAAGTCGTTGTCATGCACGGTACGACGGTTAGCACAAATACGGTGATCGAACGATCCGCAGAACCCATCGCGCTTTTCGTGACGGAGGGTTTCCGCGACATCCTTGAGCTCCAGCGCCTACGTCTCAAGAATCCCGTAGATTTATTCTCCTCCCGCGCAATTCCGCTTGTAGCTCGGGACCTCGTTTTCGAGATCCCGGAACGTCTCAATGCCGATGGCGAGGTGCTCACACCGATCGACGCCGAAGCAGTTCGCCGGGCAGTGGCTGGCGTTAAGGCCACCGGTGTCAAAGCAATCGCCGTCGTTTTTCTTCACAGCTTTCGAAATCCTAAGCACGAGCGCGAGATCCGTGGCTTGATCAATGAGATCGACCCGGAAATGGACGTCTGTATTTCGAGTGAAATCTGGCCGCGCATCGGGGAATACGAGCGTGCTGTCAATGCAACTTTAAACGCCTATGTCAAACCCCGCGTCCAGGCATATCTGCAGGAGATTGAGCGCTACGTCACTAACAGGCTTTCATCTGTCCGGCTGTTTGTGACGCGTTCCAATGGTGGTGCGCTTGGGCTTGCGGACGCGGCGAAGTTTCCGGTTCACACGCTGTTGTCGGGGCCGGCGTCCGGGGTGACCGCCGCACAGACTGTCTCTTCGCTCAGCAAGCATGAATACTTGCTCACCTTTGATATGGGCGGCACGAGCACAGATGTGTCGCTGGTCCGTCAGGGCAACCCGACGGTCACCTCGCAGGGAGCAGTAGGCGACTTTCCCATTACCTTGCCCGTAACCGAGATTGAAGCGATTGGCGCCGGCGGCGGCTCCCTGGTCCATCTCGAGGGACCCGCGATGCGGATCGGCCCTGAAAGCGCTGGCGCCTATCCTGGCCCGGCAGCCTTCGGGAGGGGTGGCGTCCGCCCAACAGTGACCGACGCTTATCTTCTGTGCGGCTATCTCAATGCCGGCAATTTCCTTGGCGGCGCCATGCCGCTGGATGTGATCCGCGCTGCGACAGCATATGACAGTATTGCCGGCCGGCTCAGCGTGACGACTGCGGAAGCTGCCGATGCCTGCCTTTCCGTGACAACCTCGACGATGGTCAGCAGGATTCTGCCCTATCTCGCTGCGCACGGACTCGACCCGCAGAACGTGACGCTTGTGACATTCGGCGGAAACGGAGCTCTGCATGGACCACTGCTTGCGGACGAGGTTGGAATAAATTCGGTCATCGTGCCTGCCGCGCCTTCGGTTTTCTGCGCCTGTGGCGGCGTGGTCACGACCCTCACCCACGATGTCGTCAACGTCATTCAAGGCACGACGATAACGCATGAATCGCTCTCTGACGCATTCAGGCACCTCGCATCGGAGACGGTCGACTGGCTCAAGCAGCAGGTGGAACTCGATCGCCTGACGTCGATCGATCACGAATTTTGGGCGGAACTACGATATAAAGGGCAGTCATTCCAGGTTCCGGTCGTCGTCCCGACCAAAGCCGATGGCAGCTTCCCGGATCTGGCAACGATTTCCGATCGCTTCCATGACGAGCACAACAGGCTTTATGCCCATTGCGACCGAAATGCTGCCGTCGAATTTGTAGAGTTGCGCGTTCGCATCCGCGGAAGCCTGCCCTCTCCCTCGCAGGTGAATATCGAGGGGAGCTCCAGGAGGGGCGAGGTCTCCGCCATCGCGAGGCGAGACCTCCGTATCGCCGGGCGGCTTTATCCAAATACTCCGATCTATGCCCGCAGTGACCTCGAAAGAGGAAGCAGGGTCGAGGGGCCATGCATCATCGAAGAGGATGACTCAACGATCCTTGTCCCGCCTGCCTACACGGCCGAAGCAATCAGCTCCGGTGCTATTTCTCTGGATCGAAGGGGCTAA